A segment of the Sulfitobacter indolifex genome:
GCAGGGGCGCGAACCAATTGCGATGCTTGTCAGGATAAAGCGCGCGCAGCCTCTCTGACACCGCCGACCACGACGTACCATCGTTCACGGGCGGGACATCTTGCACCGCCTTGGCAAAATCGACCTTCACCACCGAAGAACTTTGGGCAGGGTCCATGCTCTCCATCCGTTCGGCATAATCCTTACCAACGGCGGTCCAGGTCGCGCGCGATATTTCAAACACCCGCAGAATGTTCAGCCGATAGGCCCCGACCCTGCCCCGTACCCCCTTGCGCACACAGATCAACAGCCGGTCATCCACCCAGCGTTTGATCTCGCGTTTCACGGTACGTTCCGTTACATGCCATATCCGCGCCATTTCTGGCTGGCCCACGCAGAAATGGTCCAGTTTCCAATTGTACCGTGCCGTGATCAGGGTACAAAGTCGTGTCATCGAAATCTGTTGGGCTGGCGTGCCATGCAGCCCCGAAACGCTTAGTGCTGTCAGGACATCATATTTCATAGACCCTGCACCGGGTCCGGTTAGCCGCTTTGGTTCCATGATAATCTCACTGTCTCACCTCACAACGCCGACCTTCATTGGGTCGATTCTGATTGAGGTTGATAAGTGCATGAAATCCCGCTTTCTGTCAATGCTTGCCGAAATACACGAATTTCCAATATAATATTTAAATCAGGTATATCAGGTATAGGGTGACACTAGTATGTCACCCTATCGAAGCCTTCGTGTCACCAATACTGGATGGAAACTTCTTTATCTGTCACCAAATATAGTTGATTTGTCCTGCGATTCAGATGGCGTGACCGATTTACAGGATTTCAAAAGCCGAAAGTTTGCTTTTGCCAATTTGACCATATCCCGTTAATGAAGAAGAATATGAAAATAGCAAGAGCAGCACCATGAGAGACCATTCAGACCTTCAGGACATGAACGCGCGCAGTCTCGCACAACAGGCATCTGTTCGGCGCGCAACATTCGATCCCGGCATCGTCAAGGCACTGCGCCCCTTCTCAATCTGGGAAATCAGCCAGTTCATGTTCGACATCCCCCCCGATACCCTGCGCAAGAAACTGGCCGAAGACCCCGCCCTGCCCCAGGGCGAAACCCAGGATGATGGCCGCCAGCGCTGGTTCTCGCTTAAGGAAATCAACGAACTGCGCCGCCGCTTGCGGTTCCGGGGTAAAACACTGCTGCCCCGCCGCCCCGATGGCCGCGCCATCCGCGTTGCCGTGTCCAACTTCAAGGGCGGCGTGGGCAAGACTGTCGTGGCGCAGCACCTGGCAAATGCCGCCGCGCTTGATGGCTATCGCGTGCTGTGCATTGACTTTGATCCGCAGGCCACGCTCACCCACTCCATGGGTCTGGTCGAGGTGAAGGAAGGCAACACCGTCTGGGGCATCATGTGCCGCGATCTGTGCCACGAGGCGGACCGGATCATGAACAGCTATGACCTGCCCGAAGAATGCCCCTACCCCGCCTCCGATGAACTGCCCGAAGATGTGCAAAGCATTGGCGCGCAGCGGACGCAGGATTTCATCCAGCCCACCTGCTGGCCCACCATCGACATCATCCCCAGCTGCGCCAACGCGGCCTTTGTCGAATTTGCCAGCGCGCAATACCGGGCCTTGCACAAGGCATGGTCGTTCTTTGGATGTGTGGCGCGGTATCTCGATGAACTGCCCGACGATCAATATGACGTCATCATTTTCGACTGCCCGCCCGCCATCGGCTACCAGTCTCTAAACGCCGCTTTTGCGGCTGATATTCTCTATATTCCCTCCGGTCCCGGTTACTGGGAATACGATTCCACCACCAGCTATCTGGGCCAGTTGGGTGACGCGATGGAGGATATCTCGGACGGGTTTGGTAAGCTGGCAGCGGACGCAGGTATAACGCTTCCTAAACGGTTTATGGACATTCGTATCCTTATGACCCGCTTTGAAACCAACAACCCTTTGCATACCGCGATGATGGATGCTTTTCGCAATGTCTTTGGCGCTGACGTTTGCCAGAACCCGATTGAAATGACCCGCGCGGTCGAACAATCGGGGCGGTTTCAGATGTCGGTTTACGAACAGGACTACCGCCAGATGACCCGCGAAACTTGGAAACGCGCGCGGCAAAGTTTTGACCGGTCTTATGAGGAATTCAGGGCAACCATGCTGAATGCCTGGGACCGCGCCATAGAAACAGGAGAGATGTGACATGGCCAAGAGCAACAAATTCGGCTTTGCCCCGGTGGAGCCCGACGCCCCGAGACGCCGCGAACGGTCGGTCGGGCCGATGGGTGCCGCGGTGCGCGAAGCCGCGGAAAGCCTGACAGACGCCACCGACGCCAAAGTCGAAAAGCGCCGCCAGAATGCCAAAGACGCCGAAGCGTTCCGCGCCGCGCAGGACGAAGGCCGCGTGTTGATCGCGCTGGAGTTGTCGCAGATCTCAGCCGACGATCTGCCGCGTGACCGGATGGATCTGGATGCTGTGGCATCCTCGGACGAGATGGAGGAACTCAAGGCCTCGATCCGCGAGCGGGGCCAGAAGGAACCCATCGAAGTCTACCCGGGGCCGGACGGCAGTTACCAGCTCAAGAAAGGGTGGCGTCGTTTTACCGCGCTGTCGCAACTGATGGCGGAAACCGGCGATGCTCGTTTTGGCACCATCACCGCGCGGATTGAACGCGGTGATGATGGGCGGTTGGCGCGCTATATCGACATGGTCGAAGAAAACGTCGTGCGCGAAGATCTCACCTTTGCCGAGATGGCACAGGTTGTAATCACCGCCGCGCAGGATGGCGGGGTGGGGGAGCCGGACCCCGATGCGCTGGTGGCGCGGCTGTACGGATCGCTGCACAAGATGAAAAAATCTTACATCCGCAGCTTTATTTTCCTGCTGTCGCAACTGGGCGATGTGCTACCTTTCCCCAAGGCAATTTCACGCAACCTGGGTGTTGATGTGGCACGGGCGTTCAAGACACAGGACGCGGCCGAGGCGCTGCGCGCCAAGCTGCAAGAATGCCAAACCCCTGAGGAACAGAACAAGGTGCTGGCCGAATTTGTGGAGGCTTCCAAGGGAATGCCGCAGGCCCAAAAGAAAAAGCTGGAGCCGCGTGAGAAGTTCGAGTTTCACGTCGGCTCCCTCAAGGTGACAGCGCGGCGGGGTGAATGCCGAATCGTCAGCAAGGATGATTTCGCAGCCATTCCCAAGCCTTTGCTGGAACGCGCGATCAAAGCTTTTGAGGATGAACTGCGCGGCGGCCCAAGTGTAAAGCCGCTATAAAGATAGGGGTAACCCATGGGTTACCTCGTTTTTATCTACTAAAATCATATATTTAATTAGTTTTCGGGGTGCGGCGAAGGCGCATGTAACCCGCAGGGGGCGGCGGAATTGAAGGAGTGAGCCAAATTTGACGTCTCTCCCCGGTTTCACCAGCGTTCTCACCTGTGATTGGCCGCTGTGGTCCACGGCGATGCGCCGATCAGCGCCCCATATCAGCATATTCAGTGACGATGCCAAGGCGGCGTT
Coding sequences within it:
- a CDS encoding DnaA N-terminal domain-containing protein — translated: MKYDVLTALSVSGLHGTPAQQISMTRLCTLITARYNWKLDHFCVGQPEMARIWHVTERTVKREIKRWVDDRLLICVRKGVRGRVGAYRLNILRVFEISRATWTAVGKDYAERMESMDPAQSSSVVKVDFAKAVQDVPPVNDGTSWSAVSERLRALYPDKHRNWFAPLRFVSDEGGRYTLAARSGFVVRYLETHFSTVMAEAVQAEVGLGRRIVLIADV
- a CDS encoding ParB/RepB/Spo0J family partition protein — its product is MAKSNKFGFAPVEPDAPRRRERSVGPMGAAVREAAESLTDATDAKVEKRRQNAKDAEAFRAAQDEGRVLIALELSQISADDLPRDRMDLDAVASSDEMEELKASIRERGQKEPIEVYPGPDGSYQLKKGWRRFTALSQLMAETGDARFGTITARIERGDDGRLARYIDMVEENVVREDLTFAEMAQVVITAAQDGGVGEPDPDALVARLYGSLHKMKKSYIRSFIFLLSQLGDVLPFPKAISRNLGVDVARAFKTQDAAEALRAKLQECQTPEEQNKVLAEFVEASKGMPQAQKKKLEPREKFEFHVGSLKVTARRGECRIVSKDDFAAIPKPLLERAIKAFEDELRGGPSVKPL
- a CDS encoding AAA family ATPase, whose protein sequence is MRDHSDLQDMNARSLAQQASVRRATFDPGIVKALRPFSIWEISQFMFDIPPDTLRKKLAEDPALPQGETQDDGRQRWFSLKEINELRRRLRFRGKTLLPRRPDGRAIRVAVSNFKGGVGKTVVAQHLANAAALDGYRVLCIDFDPQATLTHSMGLVEVKEGNTVWGIMCRDLCHEADRIMNSYDLPEECPYPASDELPEDVQSIGAQRTQDFIQPTCWPTIDIIPSCANAAFVEFASAQYRALHKAWSFFGCVARYLDELPDDQYDVIIFDCPPAIGYQSLNAAFAADILYIPSGPGYWEYDSTTSYLGQLGDAMEDISDGFGKLAADAGITLPKRFMDIRILMTRFETNNPLHTAMMDAFRNVFGADVCQNPIEMTRAVEQSGRFQMSVYEQDYRQMTRETWKRARQSFDRSYEEFRATMLNAWDRAIETGEM